One window of Paenibacillus sp. FSL K6-3182 genomic DNA carries:
- a CDS encoding LacI family DNA-binding transcriptional regulator: MVTIKDIAKAASVSVTTVSRALNGYDDVNEGTRLKIKTIADQLGYSPNMAARSLISKKTKTLGLLLSNVTRDSSKDNIAFEVLCGINDRSGELDYDLVLFSTTPQKQKVKSYKTLCQERGVDGVIIMGIRLDDPYLEEIVSSDIPCVLIDITLQGPNVGYVTSDNTTGALAATNHLLESGHRHIAMINGHEQAAVSLLRLEGYRQALQSSSVPFDETLVLNGSFSEHGGREAARQILSSRPEVTAIFCSSDLMALGALQGVKDMGKKVPDDISIIGFDNIDLTAYCTPALTTVHQHKYELGSQAAQILIEMLEGKEIIHHVMLGTELMIRDSVRSI, translated from the coding sequence ATGGTTACGATTAAAGATATAGCTAAAGCTGCTAGTGTATCTGTTACTACAGTATCGCGTGCCTTGAACGGCTATGACGACGTTAACGAGGGCACTCGGCTCAAAATTAAGACTATAGCAGACCAGCTCGGTTATAGCCCTAATATGGCTGCAAGGTCGCTCATATCGAAAAAAACAAAGACACTTGGCCTCCTTCTCTCCAATGTTACAAGAGACAGCTCCAAAGACAATATCGCATTCGAAGTCCTGTGCGGAATAAATGATCGTTCAGGCGAACTCGATTATGACCTTGTCCTATTCAGTACAACACCTCAGAAACAAAAGGTAAAATCATATAAAACATTATGCCAGGAACGAGGCGTAGACGGGGTTATCATCATGGGTATTCGATTAGACGATCCTTATTTGGAGGAAATCGTATCGTCTGATATTCCATGCGTCCTTATTGATATCACTCTTCAAGGGCCTAACGTCGGATACGTTACTTCGGATAATACAACGGGTGCTCTTGCGGCAACCAACCATCTGCTCGAATCAGGACATCGCCATATCGCCATGATAAACGGCCATGAGCAAGCAGCTGTAAGCCTGCTTAGGCTAGAGGGCTACCGTCAAGCACTGCAAAGCAGCAGTGTTCCCTTTGATGAAACACTTGTGCTGAATGGTTCATTTTCCGAGCATGGTGGAAGAGAGGCCGCACGCCAAATATTGTCCAGCCGTCCTGAAGTGACTGCTATATTTTGCTCCAGCGACTTAATGGCTCTCGGGGCTTTGCAGGGCGTTAAGGATATGGGAAAAAAGGTACCTGATGATATATCGATCATCGGCTTCGACAACATTGATTTAACGGCTTATTGCACACCCGCGCTTACTACCGTTCACCAGCATAAATACGAGTTAGGCTCCCAAGCGGCGCAAATTCTTATTGAAATGCTCGAAGGTAAAGAAATCATTCACCATGTCATGCTGGGTACAGAACTTATGATTAGAGACAGCGTACGCAGTATTTAA
- a CDS encoding ABC transporter ATP-binding protein translates to MKEKLILEHVNKVYGEGETAVTALQKVSLSVKAGEFVAVVGPSGSGKSTFLSIAGALLSPSSGRILINEKDVTNLSSSELSEVRVKNLGFIFQASNLVPYLRVVDQLLLVSKLAGTDGKEALVKAKALLEKVGLLHRMNYYPEKLSGGERQRVAIARAFMNDPGVILADEPTASLDSKRGRAVVELMASEVKQRGKAAVMVTHDERVLDLCDRIVTIKDGMLFEQNDHAAASNRPDAVAHR, encoded by the coding sequence ATGAAGGAAAAACTTATTCTTGAGCATGTAAATAAAGTGTATGGCGAAGGTGAAACAGCTGTTACGGCGCTGCAAAAGGTCTCTTTAAGCGTAAAAGCAGGAGAGTTTGTCGCTGTTGTTGGACCATCGGGTTCGGGCAAAAGTACTTTTCTTTCCATAGCGGGGGCGCTGCTCTCACCGTCAAGCGGACGGATTTTAATTAATGAGAAGGATGTCACGAATTTATCTTCAAGCGAATTAAGCGAGGTTAGAGTCAAAAATCTTGGTTTTATTTTTCAAGCATCCAATCTTGTTCCTTATTTAAGAGTAGTGGATCAACTGCTGCTTGTATCGAAGCTAGCAGGTACAGATGGCAAAGAAGCGCTTGTGAAAGCTAAAGCGCTTCTTGAGAAAGTAGGACTGCTGCATCGGATGAATTATTATCCGGAGAAGCTGTCCGGCGGAGAACGCCAACGGGTTGCCATTGCTAGGGCATTCATGAATGATCCCGGTGTTATTCTAGCCGACGAGCCGACAGCCAGCCTCGATTCTAAACGGGGTAGAGCGGTAGTGGAGCTCATGGCTTCAGAGGTTAAGCAACGGGGCAAGGCGGCCGTTATGGTCACCCATGACGAGCGTGTATTGGATTTATGTGACCGGATCGTAACGATTAAGGACGGTATGCTTTTTGAGCAAAATGATCATGCTGCTGCGAGCAATAGGCCAGATGCAGTCGCACATAGGTGA
- a CDS encoding ABC transporter permease produces the protein MSHSRSVHIPNVNFSYQEKEWRWLNMFLALRELKYAKGRYFLIGLIMVLVAWLTFMVSGLANGLSSDNASILKNMDADYFVLQTDSEHKLTRSALGTEKLEEVRQLEGLSQSEPLGQTMLSVYRNDSKKKIDIALFGIEPSGKVMPSITEGKSMGASNEVVVDSSLKEQGVQIGDTLGDQELGIEWKVVGFTTNQKFSHTPVAFMDIQNFNKLMQASFGKQTASYNAIVIHSDNLNKESLQKSVADTEVITKKEAVQGIPGFKEEQGSLTMMIAFLIVIAAFIQAVFFYVITLQKISQFGVLKAIGAKTSYLAANLVGQVLLLAIVAVAISIGLTFGVSAILPVSMPFELGVNILSQYSGLLILVSIIGALLSLNRIAKVDAIEAIGRVE, from the coding sequence ATGAGCCATTCACGCTCTGTTCATATTCCAAACGTAAACTTCAGCTATCAAGAGAAGGAATGGAGATGGTTGAACATGTTTCTAGCACTGCGCGAATTGAAATATGCGAAAGGCAGATATTTTCTAATTGGATTAATAATGGTTCTGGTCGCATGGTTAACCTTTATGGTTTCAGGATTAGCCAATGGGCTTTCATCAGATAATGCATCCATTCTAAAAAATATGGACGCCGATTATTTCGTGCTTCAGACGGATTCCGAGCATAAGCTGACGCGGTCCGCACTAGGTACCGAGAAGCTGGAGGAGGTCAGGCAATTAGAAGGACTCTCACAATCCGAACCGCTTGGGCAAACGATGCTTTCGGTATATCGGAATGATTCCAAGAAGAAGATAGATATTGCTTTGTTTGGTATCGAGCCAAGTGGAAAGGTAATGCCTAGTATTACTGAAGGGAAAAGCATGGGGGCAAGCAATGAAGTGGTCGTTGACTCCTCGTTAAAAGAACAAGGCGTGCAAATTGGCGATACGCTAGGAGATCAAGAGCTCGGCATTGAATGGAAGGTCGTCGGTTTTACCACTAATCAGAAGTTCAGTCATACGCCGGTTGCATTTATGGATATCCAAAATTTTAATAAGCTGATGCAAGCATCCTTCGGTAAGCAAACAGCTTCCTATAACGCTATTGTCATTCATTCAGATAATCTAAACAAAGAATCATTGCAAAAGAGTGTAGCAGATACGGAGGTTATTACAAAAAAAGAAGCGGTACAGGGCATTCCGGGTTTTAAAGAGGAGCAAGGCTCCCTGACGATGATGATCGCTTTCTTAATTGTTATTGCCGCTTTCATACAAGCTGTTTTCTTCTATGTCATTACACTGCAGAAAATTAGCCAATTTGGAGTGTTGAAGGCAATCGGAGCAAAGACGTCCTATCTGGCAGCAAATTTAGTGGGACAAGTATTGCTTTTGGCTATTGTGGCTGTTGCAATAAGCATTGGACTTACTTTTGGCGTAAGTGCGATTTTGCCAGTGAGCATGCCTTTTGAGTTAGGTGTAAATATATTGTCTCAATATTCCGGTTTACTTATTCTAGTCTCGATTATCGGTGCGTTGCTGTCCTTAAATCGGATTGCAAAAGTTGATGCGATTGAAGCGATTGGGAGGGTTGAATAA
- a CDS encoding class I SAM-dependent methyltransferase: protein MATKTEIMSNRRLLDGVAYLFCREMGIRRVKIQKPSAEEVNMLLMNGILSEDLKLVEKSFGYACYEYYRQLYDPDSFDHLLIAEAKNRRKMLDLCCGGGATVFSLLQNEPDIIYGIDSDAHQIGLLEALLHRSEAYNKVVTTIADAHHIPLANHSVDFVVCRVALQYLHVEQVLQEVFRVLSPRGRVFFLVHGSGYILDYLFARRAILNKKSLKFAIYKLFHLSSKAKEFNRAQANFLTAKDLKEKLAAAGFRDMKVHTHKEWMKMGVFPVYFAVTAEN from the coding sequence GTGGCCACGAAAACAGAGATTATGTCTAACCGGCGTTTATTGGATGGTGTCGCTTATTTATTTTGCAGAGAAATGGGGATTAGAAGGGTAAAGATACAGAAACCATCGGCAGAAGAAGTGAATATGCTCCTTATGAACGGCATTTTATCCGAAGATCTTAAGCTTGTGGAAAAATCATTTGGTTACGCTTGTTACGAATATTACAGGCAGCTATATGACCCCGATTCCTTTGACCACCTTCTTATCGCAGAGGCCAAAAATCGAAGGAAAATGCTGGACTTGTGCTGTGGGGGAGGGGCTACCGTATTCTCTTTACTTCAGAACGAGCCGGATATTATATATGGAATCGATTCGGACGCGCACCAGATCGGTCTTCTAGAAGCACTGCTCCACAGAAGTGAAGCTTATAACAAAGTAGTCACAACGATAGCAGATGCGCACCATATTCCGCTTGCGAACCATTCAGTTGATTTTGTCGTTTGTAGAGTAGCGCTGCAATATCTTCATGTGGAGCAGGTGCTGCAGGAGGTTTTTCGTGTATTGTCCCCGCGAGGAAGGGTGTTTTTTCTCGTACATGGCTCGGGATATATATTGGATTATTTATTTGCGCGAAGAGCTATATTGAATAAAAAAAGTTTGAAATTTGCAATATATAAGCTTTTTCATTTAAGCAGTAAGGCTAAGGAGTTTAACCGCGCGCAAGCGAATTTTTTGACCGCAAAGGATTTGAAAGAGAAGCTGGCTGCTGCAGGATTTCGAGACATGAAGGTGCACACCCATAAAGAATGGATGAAAATGGGGGTGTTTCCGGTTTATTTTGCGGTAACGGCTGAGAACTGA
- a CDS encoding sugar ABC transporter permease — protein MTHVSSWRRKLKNNVTGYLFLLPTILVLGTFLFLPVFYSLYLSGHKVNLLGEVSYKWVGVNNFTRMAGDERAWIALKNTASFALFVVPLQTAFAILLAVILNAKLRYKNFFRIVFFMPTVTSSAVLSLIFMWIYNSNGLLNRVLEFIGLHGYNWLGDPAVAMKAIMLMNIWSTAPFFMVVFLAALQDIPDALYESAMLDGAGGWRRFISITLPLIKPATFFTVVMGIIGTFQLFDQSYIFSAGSGGPNNSTLTVALLIYQYAFKNLDFGYASALAVMLAAVIMIVTLIQRKLFAEEKLN, from the coding sequence ATGACCCATGTCTCTTCATGGAGAAGAAAGCTGAAAAATAACGTAACCGGCTATCTGTTCCTGCTTCCAACCATTCTAGTTCTTGGTACTTTTTTGTTCTTGCCTGTATTCTATTCCCTTTATTTATCGGGGCATAAGGTCAATCTGCTTGGCGAAGTAAGCTACAAATGGGTAGGAGTTAATAATTTCACGCGTATGGCAGGCGATGAAAGAGCCTGGATTGCGCTTAAGAACACAGCATCCTTTGCTTTGTTTGTTGTGCCTCTGCAAACGGCGTTTGCTATTTTACTAGCTGTTATTTTGAATGCTAAGCTCAGATACAAAAACTTTTTCCGTATCGTATTTTTTATGCCGACCGTTACTTCGTCGGCGGTACTATCACTTATATTTATGTGGATATACAATTCAAACGGTCTTTTGAACCGAGTGCTTGAATTTATCGGTTTGCATGGATACAACTGGCTTGGAGATCCTGCGGTCGCCATGAAGGCGATCATGCTTATGAATATATGGTCTACCGCTCCATTCTTTATGGTTGTTTTCTTGGCTGCATTACAAGACATTCCTGATGCGCTGTACGAGTCAGCTATGCTAGACGGGGCAGGAGGCTGGAGGAGATTTATTTCCATCACGCTGCCGCTAATTAAGCCTGCGACCTTCTTTACGGTCGTTATGGGTATTATCGGTACCTTCCAACTCTTCGACCAATCTTATATTTTCTCAGCAGGTTCAGGCGGACCGAATAACTCGACCTTGACCGTAGCTCTGCTTATTTATCAATATGCTTTCAAAAATCTCGACTTCGGCTATGCCTCTGCGCTCGCTGTCATGCTGGCTGCTGTCATTATGATCGTGACGCTGATACAGCGTAAGCTATTTGCCGAAGAAAAGCTGAACTAG
- a CDS encoding glycerophosphodiester phosphodiesterase family protein: MGKWKTSRVWRSIGLLLLMLCCMGLIVSASNPNTPEGFLIIAHRGASGDAPENTMAAFEQAERLGTDFIEFDVQLSKDGELVVIHDDTVDRTTQYTGAVDDYTLSELENMDAKNDKKTDDTDEKIVSFEEVMHRFAGKLGMLIEIKESKLYPGVEEKVAEVVRRYELLLQVNGLEEGRNFTAVEHVKNSVGIIIQSYNFQSTRLIHSLLPDIPIAALIQEDQHPLSEKTLDELVSFADYIHYNHELLDEKIVEQIHHRNRKVMAWTIQSEQDMIRMKKLGVDGVITDFPG, translated from the coding sequence ATGGGCAAATGGAAAACATCGCGGGTTTGGCGCAGTATTGGTTTGCTATTGCTCATGCTTTGCTGCATGGGGTTAATCGTATCTGCTTCTAATCCGAATACACCTGAAGGATTTTTAATTATCGCACATCGTGGGGCTTCTGGTGATGCTCCTGAGAATACGATGGCCGCCTTTGAGCAAGCGGAGCGTCTGGGTACTGATTTTATCGAATTTGATGTACAGCTAAGCAAAGACGGTGAACTAGTTGTCATTCATGATGATACGGTGGATAGAACGACGCAATATACAGGAGCTGTGGACGATTATACATTAAGTGAACTTGAAAATATGGATGCTAAGAATGATAAAAAAACTGACGATACGGATGAGAAGATCGTTTCATTCGAAGAAGTTATGCACCGTTTTGCTGGAAAGCTAGGCATGCTCATCGAGATTAAAGAATCAAAGCTTTATCCTGGCGTGGAAGAGAAGGTGGCTGAGGTCGTACGTCGTTATGAGCTTTTGCTCCAAGTTAATGGCTTAGAGGAGGGCCGAAATTTTACAGCGGTTGAACATGTCAAAAATAGCGTGGGTATCATTATTCAATCCTATAACTTTCAATCCACCCGTCTAATTCACTCCCTGCTGCCGGACATCCCGATTGCTGCGCTTATTCAGGAGGATCAGCATCCTCTGTCAGAGAAGACGCTGGATGAACTTGTTTCTTTCGCGGATTACATTCATTACAATCATGAATTGCTTGACGAGAAGATCGTAGAGCAAATTCATCATCGCAACCGGAAGGTCATGGCGTGGACGATACAGTCAGAGCAAGATATGATACGGATGAAAAAGCTCGGAGTGGATGGGGTTATTACCGATTTTCCGGGGTAA
- a CDS encoding ABC transporter substrate-binding protein, with translation MKKIGVSILSLMLVVVLMLTACGKSNEGNKNTGNTATNGGTEQEATKEPAAEKVTVTLAGWGASPEEQDLLNQTLKEFEAKYPNVKVNYEVIADQYMDVIKTRLIGGEGPDVFYLDAFEAPALIERNVLEPLDSYVTPEFDVADFEQPMVDAFKQDGVSYGFPKDFSTLAMFYNKKDFAEAGITAPPTTWDELKEAAVKLTKKEGDKTVRFGFGVAPELARQLFMIQAFGGKVADENGNAAFAAPDALKGLQLVTDMHNVDKSSGEPKEVGAGWGGEMFGQGKASIVFEGNWAIPFLESNYKDLDYGTAELPTVNGKQGTMAFTVAYVMNKESKKKEAAWQLISFLTGKEGMKTWTSKGFALPTRKSVSQELGYDKDELRSAIVAGASYATPWQAGSTLPTIMSNFNNQFVDTFMGNSNLEDAMKKAESVANKEIAAAK, from the coding sequence ATGAAGAAAATAGGGGTTTCAATTTTATCTTTAATGCTGGTAGTTGTTCTTATGTTAACGGCTTGTGGCAAGAGCAATGAAGGCAACAAAAACACTGGTAATACAGCAACGAACGGCGGTACAGAACAAGAGGCGACAAAAGAGCCAGCCGCTGAGAAGGTAACCGTTACACTTGCAGGTTGGGGAGCAAGTCCAGAAGAGCAGGATTTGCTAAACCAAACGTTAAAGGAATTTGAAGCAAAATATCCAAATGTAAAGGTTAATTATGAAGTAATTGCCGATCAATACATGGATGTTATCAAAACAAGACTTATTGGCGGTGAAGGCCCAGACGTCTTCTACCTGGACGCATTCGAAGCACCTGCACTTATTGAGCGTAATGTTCTAGAGCCACTTGATAGCTATGTGACACCAGAATTTGATGTTGCAGACTTTGAACAGCCTATGGTTGATGCTTTCAAACAAGATGGCGTTTCCTACGGTTTCCCTAAGGATTTCTCTACGCTTGCAATGTTCTACAACAAAAAAGACTTTGCAGAAGCAGGAATTACTGCTCCGCCAACAACTTGGGATGAGCTGAAAGAAGCTGCAGTTAAGCTTACTAAAAAAGAAGGCGACAAAACGGTTCGCTTCGGCTTTGGTGTTGCGCCTGAGCTTGCACGTCAACTGTTCATGATTCAAGCATTCGGCGGCAAAGTTGCAGATGAGAATGGCAATGCTGCATTCGCGGCTCCAGATGCTCTTAAAGGTTTGCAGCTTGTAACGGATATGCACAATGTAGACAAATCATCCGGCGAGCCAAAAGAAGTAGGCGCTGGCTGGGGCGGAGAAATGTTCGGTCAAGGCAAAGCTTCCATCGTATTCGAAGGAAACTGGGCAATTCCATTCTTGGAGTCCAACTACAAGGATCTAGATTACGGCACAGCTGAACTTCCAACTGTAAATGGCAAACAAGGCACTATGGCATTCACTGTTGCTTATGTAATGAACAAGGAATCGAAGAAAAAGGAAGCAGCTTGGCAGTTGATCTCCTTCTTGACTGGTAAAGAAGGAATGAAAACGTGGACGAGCAAAGGTTTCGCGCTTCCAACTCGTAAATCGGTATCACAAGAGCTTGGCTACGATAAAGATGAGCTTCGCAGTGCAATTGTAGCAGGCGCTTCTTATGCAACGCCTTGGCAAGCAGGCTCCACACTTCCTACAATCATGAGCAACTTCAACAACCAATTCGTTGATACATTTATGGGTAATTCGAATCTTGAAGATGCAATGAAGAAAGCAGAATCGGTTGCGAATAAGGAAATCGCAGCAGCGAAATAA
- a CDS encoding amylo-alpha-1,6-glucosidase, with product MDYRVIKENDLFLMTDRNGDIPEGDVSGQGLYTKDTRFISRMEIRINGQKPILLSSAADENYISTIRLTNPHMEEKGELILWRESVEIERTRFIYDGALYETFNLTSYYPKAITFDFSVLLDADFADMFVVRGFQHGDLGRKTAEKSGQRERVIGYLGADDIRRETKIKWDTNESRIGETGELHFDVELSHRESHAIAFYIAPIVDGNEPQQHDPAEAMVKLRQSYADWNGSSTSIQTDVPLFNKLHHRGVQDLRVLLTDIGYGAFPVAGLPWFSVPFGRDSLITALQMLSLNPQIAKGTLLTMAAYQGQNEDEWRDEQPGKVMHEIRYGELASTNQVPFTPYYGTIDATPLFLLLAAEYYHWTGDAQFIKELMPHLNAALAWVKEYGDCDDDSFVEYYQKSSKGIANQGWKDSADSVVHRNGDYAEAPIALVEVQGYVYQALTRLAPIFKSLGHEEQAAGMEQDAEQLRVRFERDFWMEDEQFYAIALDKDKKRVDSVTSNSGHILMSGIASPERASAVAKRLVAPDMFGGYGIRTMSTEAAGYNPMSYHDGSVWPHDNSVCLLGLSYLGFQEEAITVMQGLLNAAAKFEYYRLPELFCGYDDSLGAPVPYPVACSPQAWAAGTPLTFVQALLGLQPNALTKQITIKPSLLQGMNELLVEQMQIGSGALSLRVTRGINGPEVEILSNLTGYELLIS from the coding sequence TTGGATTATCGAGTCATCAAAGAAAACGATCTATTCCTCATGACGGACCGGAATGGAGATATTCCGGAAGGTGATGTTTCAGGTCAGGGTCTTTACACAAAAGATACCCGGTTCATAAGCAGGATGGAGATCCGAATCAACGGTCAGAAGCCGATATTGCTGTCTTCAGCAGCGGATGAGAATTATATCTCTACGATTCGCCTTACCAATCCACATATGGAAGAGAAGGGCGAGCTTATCTTGTGGCGTGAGTCCGTAGAAATTGAACGTACACGCTTCATTTATGATGGAGCATTGTATGAGACGTTCAATCTCACCAGCTATTATCCTAAAGCCATTACATTTGATTTCTCCGTGTTATTGGATGCGGATTTTGCAGATATGTTTGTCGTTCGCGGCTTTCAGCATGGCGATTTGGGAAGAAAGACGGCAGAGAAAAGCGGCCAACGGGAAAGAGTAATTGGCTATCTCGGGGCTGACGATATACGCCGTGAAACGAAGATTAAATGGGATACAAATGAAAGTCGCATAGGCGAGACAGGTGAGCTTCATTTCGATGTGGAACTGAGCCATCGGGAAAGCCATGCAATCGCTTTCTATATTGCGCCAATCGTTGACGGCAATGAGCCGCAGCAGCATGATCCGGCGGAAGCGATGGTTAAGCTTAGACAATCGTATGCGGATTGGAATGGATCATCCACATCCATCCAAACGGATGTACCGCTATTTAACAAGCTGCATCATCGCGGAGTGCAGGACTTAAGAGTTCTGCTTACGGATATCGGGTATGGAGCATTCCCAGTTGCAGGCTTACCTTGGTTCTCGGTGCCATTTGGCCGTGATAGTTTAATTACTGCGCTGCAGATGTTATCCTTAAACCCGCAAATTGCTAAGGGAACGCTGCTCACGATGGCCGCTTATCAAGGCCAGAATGAAGATGAGTGGCGCGATGAGCAGCCAGGTAAAGTGATGCATGAAATTCGGTATGGCGAACTAGCAAGCACAAATCAGGTTCCATTTACGCCGTATTACGGCACGATTGATGCGACGCCGCTATTCCTTCTATTAGCTGCCGAGTATTATCACTGGACCGGAGATGCTCAGTTTATTAAAGAGCTAATGCCTCATCTTAATGCAGCACTCGCTTGGGTGAAGGAATATGGCGACTGCGACGATGATTCCTTTGTTGAGTACTATCAGAAATCTTCTAAAGGGATTGCCAATCAGGGGTGGAAAGATTCTGCGGATTCCGTTGTTCACCGCAACGGCGATTATGCAGAGGCTCCAATCGCGCTCGTCGAGGTTCAAGGTTATGTTTACCAAGCGCTTACAAGGCTTGCCCCTATATTCAAGAGCTTAGGCCACGAGGAACAAGCCGCTGGCATGGAGCAAGATGCAGAACAGCTTAGAGTTCGCTTTGAGCGCGATTTCTGGATGGAGGATGAGCAGTTTTACGCGATTGCGCTTGATAAGGATAAGAAGCGCGTAGATTCCGTCACTTCGAATTCAGGACATATTCTAATGTCGGGCATTGCTTCTCCTGAGCGTGCAAGCGCTGTTGCGAAAAGACTGGTTGCTCCTGACATGTTCGGTGGTTACGGCATTCGTACGATGAGTACGGAAGCAGCCGGCTACAACCCGATGAGCTACCATGACGGAAGCGTATGGCCGCATGACAACTCCGTTTGTTTGCTTGGTCTTAGTTATTTAGGCTTCCAAGAAGAAGCGATTACCGTCATGCAAGGACTATTGAATGCAGCAGCAAAGTTTGAGTATTACAGATTGCCTGAGCTGTTCTGCGGGTATGATGATTCGCTTGGTGCGCCAGTTCCTTACCCCGTTGCTTGCTCTCCGCAGGCATGGGCAGCAGGGACGCCGCTCACATTTGTACAAGCCTTGCTTGGGCTTCAGCCTAACGCTCTAACGAAGCAGATTACAATTAAGCCTTCTTTGCTTCAAGGGATGAACGAGCTTCTGGTAGAGCAAATGCAAATTGGCAGCGGCGCTCTAAGCCTGCGCGTTACTCGCGGTATCAATGGCCCAGAGGTGGAAATACTGTCTAATCTGACAGGATATGAGCTTCTCATTTCATAG
- a CDS encoding polysaccharide deacetylase family protein, with amino-acid sequence MKMAFTVDVEDWFCSPNLSLSEWADCELRLEQPVHQILDLLDEYEATGTFFVLGWIAEKRPDLVKEIYRRGHEIASHGYSHRLVYDQSTLEFKADIRLSKDILEHLIGSKVTGYRAPCFSMTDWGLDILIEEGFAYDSSISPNTPNNLYSKFNLSSKVAQSFKIKDHLWEVPLPAFRLGGVNIPWGGGGYFRIYPYRFFYSGARKIIGDKDYFVYYIHPYDLDYDQPQIFNTSWSNGIRRYYGLRDTYAKIKQLLSDFNCMSISKYDPQIGGIH; translated from the coding sequence ATGAAAATGGCTTTTACTGTCGATGTAGAGGATTGGTTTTGCAGTCCGAACCTGTCTCTTTCCGAATGGGCTGACTGCGAATTAAGGCTTGAGCAGCCCGTTCATCAAATATTGGACCTTCTGGACGAATATGAGGCGACGGGCACTTTTTTTGTCCTGGGCTGGATCGCTGAGAAAAGGCCTGATTTGGTGAAAGAAATATATCGAAGAGGTCATGAAATTGCATCACACGGCTATTCCCATCGTCTCGTTTATGATCAATCAACACTAGAATTTAAAGCGGATATTAGGCTGTCAAAAGATATTTTAGAGCATTTGATCGGTTCAAAGGTGACTGGGTATCGTGCCCCCTGTTTTTCTATGACAGATTGGGGACTTGATATTTTAATAGAAGAAGGATTCGCTTACGATTCTAGTATTAGTCCGAATACACCAAATAACCTATATTCCAAGTTTAATTTGTCCTCGAAAGTTGCGCAATCTTTTAAAATAAAAGATCATCTATGGGAAGTGCCGTTGCCTGCTTTTCGCTTAGGCGGCGTTAATATTCCATGGGGCGGCGGAGGGTATTTTCGAATTTATCCTTATCGTTTTTTTTATAGCGGAGCACGAAAAATTATAGGCGATAAAGATTATTTCGTTTATTATATCCACCCTTATGATTTAGACTACGATCAACCGCAAATTTTTAACACCTCTTGGTCAAATGGCATTCGAAGATACTACGGATTAAGGGATACATACGCAAAAATAAAACAATTATTGTCGGATTTCAACTGTATGTCCATAAGTAAATATGATCCTCAAATCGGGGGAATACATTAG